The segment acaaccacagggaccaaaactgtaatttagTTAACCTAGATATAGCATGTaactatataattaataaatgtaCAAGTTATTTAAAGATTTCTTGAATACAGATTACAGCATTAACACAGACTCCAATCTCTAGCACGACCAATGTTAAGAATGAGTGTGTCATCATTTATTCCTGCAGTTTTTGCAGCCAAAATTCAACAACTGAACTGAATTATCACAGTGATCAACATTGAGTTGATTTATCTTCTTGTAACTATAGGATAGTGGGATACATAATATTTAGTATCACAAAGCATGAAAAAGAGTTGAAATTACCTATAAGATCTTTTACTCTttctcaaaaaagaaaaaaagatttcATTTCCTTATACCCTTTTGTTTTCAGGTCACACATCACTTGTTTATTTGCTTTAAGAGACCAGAAACAGAGCCACAATGAGTTGATTTATTCTCGCATTGCTCACAGCATGATTGTAGTAATTGAATAACTCTGATACACCTGTTACAATCAGAAGTGCATTATCAACATCAAGATGCAACACAGTGAGCAATTTAATCATGCATAATAGCAGAGATAGCTAAAATTTCTGGATACATCTTTGATAAAGGAACACTAGTGTTGGATGAATTCAATACAATCTTGGTTCATTTTGATTGAATTCCATCTAAAAGTAACTATTATATACTTCTATTATGACTTCAATTTTTcggaaacaaaatcaaatttaaaaaataactACTTCTAGGTTCGAATATGATCTTAAATACGCCCTTAATCCCAAAAAAAAAATGCGTTGTTTGAAGCATAGATGAAGTGAAATATATTAGTATATGTCCAATTCTAACCTACCAATTCGATATAAGCAGAACAAAGAAATCAATTACGATTTTTTGCGATTCACGTCCCAAAAGGGAGTTTGAATCAATCACACAAAGTAAGTGGTAACATGAAATTAACGCCACAGCTATTGTGAAAATGATCGTACATCCTAGGTGAAGTAAAATGGTGTTTTCGAGAATCAAATTGAGCAAAAAGGAAAGGGTGAATTGCGTACCTTTGGGGAAGAAAGTTGTTCTTGGAGAGACAAGCTTGAATGTCGCAGGCTTCCTTCTTGCAGGGTTCTTTGATCTCCCGTGCCATCTTTGAATATTGCTTGCTAGTGGTTTCGGTAAAGATGGCGATTTTAGGACTATCAAAGttcaatattttcatcgattactcctaaattttttattttttattttttatttttatttttattattattattattatttatttattttatttttttacacttttaccctttttttcccggttagccgataattaggacttttttgtcaaaaaaataaagtttagaacTTTCTTATTAAATTGTCAAttgggactttactgtcaaaagaataaagtttagaactttctagtcaaatcgttgaaaatattgagactttagtgtatatatataatttttttttgttagaaatttaattgtatgatactctttaagcataagagttattgaaacattctctaatcagctagatcctattgaaatcttTAACATctgcttcttgttaaatcgtttttttaatctcaacaaactgacattgaaaaaaaatagagataatcaagaaagaaagaaccaaGGTTGTATTGGCTTTTTGCAGTCctaaaaatggagaaataagaaaTCGAAAAAAACGAAATTATCCTTCTTTCCCTTCTCCACATTCACACCATTTTGACTAGgcatgtgttgtttgtgtttgtataaagtcagggcaatttcgtttttttcagtttcttatttctccatttttaggactgcaaaaagccaacacaattctggttctttctttctttcttgattatctctaGTTTTTTTCAATAtcggtttgttgagattaaaaaaatgatttaacAAAAAGCAAACCTTAAGGATTTCAATAGGATGTAGCTGATTAGAGAAGGTTTCAATAACttttatgcttaaagagtatcatacaaTTAAATTTTTAAccacaaaaaaattata is part of the Lactuca sativa cultivar Salinas chromosome 7, Lsat_Salinas_v11, whole genome shotgun sequence genome and harbors:
- the LOC111913651 gene encoding uncharacterized protein LOC111913651; protein product: MAREIKEPCKKEACDIQACLSKNNFLPQRCIRVIQLLQSCCEQCENKSTHCGSVSGLLKQINK